A single window of Spirochaetota bacterium DNA harbors:
- the nusA gene encoding transcription termination factor NusA: MFENFGEYLGQLSEEKEISRDLLKEVVVETLSKALTKKYGDDITFHIEFDEKDNPIMYKQVSVVETITDARKEITLENAKEIVDGGDVAIGEEVWLILDGVKEFGRIESNIAKTTFFQKIGELEKNIIYNEFKRREHQLVNGYFQREYKGTIYINLGKTEGILLKRDQSPREHYNVGDRIRAYIYEVDNSRAGHPAIYLTRTKPDFIKKLFELEIPEVSENIVEIRGIVRQPGVKTKIAVFSNKSEVDPVGACVGQKGVRIQAIIKEIEGEKIDIIKWTKDIREFISNAIQPAKATRVVITDPQNGKALIIVPDDMLSLAIGKGGFNIRMTSELTGYQIDIKTETDIKTNPEVVEGLISANQIFSGGDAEGDEAASFGDERSNLYSLEGLEEDTIQALLRAGIDSIETLYHLTPDDMAKKTNLPKETVERIVAVLKESVEVVEDEDAARDAARIEEGVVEEIEIYECPNCGHEVAQNVTKCSNCGIEISFE; this comes from the coding sequence ATGTTCGAGAATTTCGGTGAATACCTCGGCCAGCTGTCGGAGGAAAAAGAGATAAGCCGCGACCTGTTGAAAGAGGTCGTCGTGGAGACCCTGTCAAAGGCGCTCACGAAGAAATACGGCGATGATATCACCTTTCACATCGAGTTCGATGAGAAGGATAATCCCATCATGTATAAGCAGGTCTCCGTGGTGGAGACGATAACCGATGCGCGCAAGGAGATAACCCTTGAGAACGCAAAGGAGATAGTCGACGGCGGCGATGTGGCGATAGGCGAAGAGGTGTGGCTCATACTCGACGGCGTGAAGGAATTCGGCCGCATCGAGTCCAATATCGCGAAGACGACGTTCTTTCAGAAGATCGGGGAACTGGAAAAGAACATCATCTATAATGAATTCAAGCGCCGCGAGCATCAGCTCGTGAACGGCTATTTTCAGCGCGAATATAAAGGGACGATATACATCAATCTCGGCAAGACCGAGGGCATACTGCTCAAGCGCGATCAGTCGCCGCGCGAGCATTACAATGTGGGCGACCGCATACGCGCGTATATCTACGAAGTGGACAACAGCCGAGCGGGGCATCCGGCGATATACCTTACGCGTACGAAACCCGACTTCATTAAGAAGCTGTTCGAACTTGAGATACCGGAAGTGTCCGAGAATATCGTCGAGATACGCGGCATAGTCCGGCAGCCGGGCGTAAAGACGAAGATAGCGGTGTTCTCCAATAAGTCCGAGGTCGATCCGGTCGGCGCCTGTGTCGGGCAGAAGGGCGTGCGCATCCAGGCCATCATCAAGGAGATCGAGGGCGAGAAGATAGACATCATCAAATGGACGAAGGATATCCGCGAGTTCATATCCAACGCGATACAGCCGGCGAAGGCCACACGTGTGGTGATAACCGATCCGCAGAACGGCAAGGCGTTGATAATCGTCCCGGACGATATGCTTTCGCTCGCCATCGGCAAGGGCGGCTTCAATATACGCATGACCTCGGAGCTCACGGGTTATCAGATCGACATAAAGACCGAAACGGATATCAAGACGAATCCCGAGGTCGTCGAAGGGCTCATCTCCGCGAACCAGATATTCTCCGGCGGCGATGCCGAGGGTGACGAGGCGGCGTCGTTCGGCGATGAGCGCTCGAATCTCTATTCGCTTGAAGGCCTCGAGGAAGATACGATACAGGCGCTCCTGCGCGCGGGCATCGACTCCATTGAAACGCTCTACCATCTTACGCCGGACGATATGGCGAAGAAGACGAACCTCCCGAAAGAGACCGTCGAGCGCATTGTCGCCGTGCTCAAGGAAAGCGTCGAGGTGGTTGAGGACGAGGACGCGGCGCGCGATGCAGCACGCATAGAAGAGGGTGTCGTTGAAGAGATAGAGATCTACGAATGTCCCAACTGCGGGCACGAAGTCGCTCAGAACGTGACGAAATGTTCGAATTGCGGGATTGAAATTAGCTTCGAATAG
- the infB gene encoding translation initiation factor IF-2 produces MTGSEKNHGEKPKTESGRVPPKIIKIKKESVEVKPEESHSNIAKKKVVVKKKKVFIVGKQEGEADSEKATPATPAPASAPQPERPAFRPAPGGTSDNRGGSTGYRGPGTGGTGGYRGPGTGGGGYRGPGTGGTGGYRGPGGGGGYRGPGGGGKIIIKKEDLAKARASAAAAGGARPARPAGSFRKKEFDKRKQGFDFKAREKAIQEQRVLDKIAQKKRQQESRLTSVPKEVEILETISVGDLAKKMNLRAADIVAKFFSMGTVVRVNDIIDKDSATILADEYGCKVKVVSVHDDATISIIADDPKDLVPRSPIVTIMGHVDHGKTSLLDKIRSTNVVAGESGGITQHIGAYKVRAKNGEIAFIDTPGHAAFTMMRARGAKVTDIVVLVVAANDGVMPQTIEAINHAKSAKVTIIVAVNKIDLPDADIEKVKRQLSEHELIAEDWGGQTLFAFVSAHTGEGIEKLLEMIILQSEVMELKANPKREAVGTVLEASLHVGRGPVGTVLVQNGTLHVGDYFIAGMHGGRVRAMFNERGEKLDVALPSTPVEVLGFEDTPEAGDSFHVLTGEQDLRTIAESRKHVRQAEAAKTVVKVTLDNLFDQIKEGQVEEFKVIIKADVQGSAEALKEALGKLSNDKLHFVAVHSGAGAISESDVRLAETSKAMIIAYRVRPENRIKSLAEKSGIEIKRFDIIYEAIEFIEAAMKGSIAKEYQDVDVGTVEVREVFKISKIGTIAGCYVTSGKIERTNGVRIMRDNVLVYKGKIASLKRFKEDVREVVQNFECGLSIENFNDIKQGDVIEAFAVQEKAQ; encoded by the coding sequence ATGACCGGTAGCGAAAAAAATCACGGGGAAAAGCCGAAAACGGAAAGCGGACGTGTGCCGCCGAAGATCATAAAGATAAAGAAAGAGTCCGTTGAAGTAAAGCCGGAAGAATCGCATTCGAACATTGCGAAGAAAAAGGTCGTCGTCAAGAAGAAAAAAGTTTTTATCGTCGGGAAGCAGGAAGGGGAGGCTGACAGTGAGAAAGCGACCCCCGCGACACCGGCTCCGGCGAGCGCACCGCAGCCCGAACGTCCCGCATTTCGTCCGGCTCCGGGCGGCACTTCCGATAATCGCGGCGGGAGTACGGGCTATCGCGGTCCCGGCACGGGCGGAACAGGGGGCTATCGCGGTCCTGGTACCGGCGGCGGGGGCTATCGTGGTCCCGGCACGGGTGGAACGGGCGGCTATCGCGGCCCCGGTGGCGGCGGGGGATATCGCGGACCTGGCGGCGGCGGAAAGATAATAATCAAGAAAGAGGATCTTGCGAAAGCGCGTGCTTCTGCGGCGGCAGCCGGCGGAGCACGTCCGGCACGTCCTGCCGGCAGTTTCAGGAAGAAAGAATTCGACAAACGCAAACAAGGGTTCGATTTCAAGGCACGGGAGAAGGCCATACAGGAACAGCGCGTCCTTGATAAGATAGCGCAGAAGAAGCGTCAGCAGGAGTCGCGTCTGACGTCGGTACCCAAAGAGGTAGAGATACTTGAGACGATAAGCGTCGGCGACCTTGCGAAGAAAATGAACCTCCGCGCGGCCGATATCGTGGCGAAATTCTTCTCCATGGGCACGGTAGTGCGCGTCAACGATATCATCGACAAGGATTCCGCAACGATACTCGCGGATGAGTACGGCTGCAAGGTCAAGGTCGTTTCGGTGCACGACGATGCGACGATATCCATCATTGCGGATGATCCCAAGGACCTGGTCCCGCGGTCGCCCATCGTCACCATCATGGGCCATGTCGACCATGGGAAGACATCACTCCTTGATAAGATACGGAGCACCAACGTCGTCGCCGGGGAATCGGGCGGCATCACGCAGCATATCGGCGCCTATAAGGTGCGTGCGAAGAACGGCGAAATAGCGTTCATCGATACGCCCGGCCACGCCGCATTCACCATGATGCGTGCACGCGGCGCGAAGGTGACCGACATCGTCGTCCTTGTCGTCGCTGCGAATGACGGCGTCATGCCGCAGACGATTGAAGCCATCAATCATGCGAAATCGGCGAAGGTGACAATCATCGTTGCCGTCAATAAGATAGACCTCCCCGATGCGGACATTGAGAAGGTCAAGCGCCAGCTCTCGGAGCATGAGCTCATCGCCGAGGACTGGGGCGGGCAGACCTTATTCGCCTTTGTCTCCGCACATACCGGAGAGGGCATCGAGAAATTGCTGGAAATGATAATACTCCAGTCGGAAGTGATGGAACTCAAGGCGAACCCCAAGCGCGAGGCCGTCGGCACCGTGCTCGAGGCATCGCTCCATGTCGGTCGCGGGCCGGTCGGTACCGTGCTCGTGCAGAACGGAACGCTCCATGTCGGCGACTATTTCATAGCCGGCATGCATGGCGGGCGTGTGCGTGCCATGTTCAACGAGCGCGGCGAGAAACTGGACGTGGCGCTGCCGTCGACACCGGTTGAAGTGCTCGGTTTCGAGGATACGCCGGAAGCGGGCGACAGTTTTCATGTGCTCACCGGCGAACAGGACCTGCGCACCATCGCCGAGAGCAGAAAACATGTGCGGCAGGCGGAAGCGGCGAAGACCGTCGTCAAGGTCACGCTGGATAATCTCTTCGATCAGATAAAGGAAGGACAGGTCGAGGAATTCAAGGTCATTATCAAGGCGGATGTGCAGGGCTCGGCGGAAGCGTTGAAGGAAGCGCTCGGCAAGCTCTCGAACGACAAGCTGCACTTCGTTGCCGTGCACAGCGGCGCGGGGGCGATAAGCGAATCCGATGTTCGTCTTGCGGAGACATCAAAGGCGATGATCATCGCCTACCGTGTGCGTCCTGAGAACAGGATAAAATCGCTCGCCGAGAAGTCGGGCATAGAGATCAAGCGATTCGACATCATCTACGAGGCTATTGAGTTCATAGAAGCGGCCATGAAAGGGTCCATCGCGAAGGAATATCAGGATGTCGATGTCGGCACCGTGGAAGTACGCGAAGTGTTCAAGATATCGAAGATCGGCACCATCGCCGGCTGCTATGTGACGAGCGGCAAGATCGAGCGTACGAACGGTGTGCGCATCATGCGCGATAATGTGCTTGTATATAAGGGAAAGATCGCATCGCTGAAACGCTTCAAAGAGGACGTCCGCGAGGTCGTACAGAATTTTGAATGCGGCCTTTCCATAGAGAATTTCAACGATATCAAGCAGGGCGATGTCATCGAGGCGTTCGCCGTTCAGGAAAAGGCACAGTAA
- a CDS encoding A/G-specific adenine glycosylase, protein NGKANVRDDALLPLIEASLDTKDPRSWYSALMDYGTHLKKLHGNPSRKSAHHTRQSAFAGSDRQIRGAIVREMIRTKRAVKKDLYRICPDHERLRRIITSLVNDGMLSERDGVLRIR, encoded by the coding sequence AACGGAAAAGCGAACGTACGCGACGATGCGTTGCTGCCGCTCATCGAGGCCTCGCTCGACACGAAGGACCCGCGCTCATGGTATTCAGCGCTCATGGATTATGGCACACATCTGAAGAAGCTCCACGGCAACCCATCGCGGAAAAGCGCACATCACACGCGTCAAAGCGCATTTGCAGGCTCGGACAGACAGATACGCGGTGCGATAGTGCGGGAGATGATCAGGACAAAACGTGCCGTAAAAAAGGACCTCTACCGCATATGTCCCGATCACGAACGCCTCAGGCGTATCATAACGTCGCTCGTCAATGACGGGATGCTATCGGAACGCGACGGTGTGCTCCGTATACGATAG
- a CDS encoding A/G-specific adenine glycosylase, producing the protein MSHSSARRSNSAAIRRFRTTVYRYFLAHKRDLPWRHTHDPYRILVSEIMLQQTQIPRVIEKYGQFIHRFGTIRSLAKAPLSTCLTAWQGLGYNRRAVFLHRLAKEVVRAHSGEIPRSVEALETLPGIGHYTARAVCAFAFNIPSVFIETNIRSVFIH; encoded by the coding sequence ATGTCGCACTCCTCCGCACGCCGCAGTAACAGCGCTGCGATACGCCGGTTCAGGACAACCGTCTATCGATATTTCCTTGCACACAAGCGCGATCTCCCCTGGCGGCACACGCACGACCCCTACCGTATCCTCGTCTCGGAGATAATGCTCCAGCAGACGCAGATACCCCGCGTCATCGAGAAATACGGGCAATTCATCCATCGCTTCGGGACGATACGTTCGCTTGCCAAGGCGCCGCTCTCCACATGTCTCACGGCCTGGCAGGGGCTCGGGTACAATCGCCGCGCCGTTTTTCTTCATCGGCTTGCAAAGGAGGTCGTTCGCGCGCATAGCGGAGAGATCCCCCGCTCTGTCGAAGCGCTCGAGACGCTCCCGGGCATCGGCCATTACACGGCGCGTGCGGTCTGTGCATTCGCTTTCAATATACCGTCCGTGTTCATTGAAACGAACATCCGGAGCGTGTTCATCCATC
- the cyaB gene encoding class IV adenylate cyclase translates to MTATTACEIELKAHVRDVERVRAFLKAHAVFRKKYFKRDRYFFHPPDESMDSLLRLRNANGSHVFTSKKRHMERSVEINEETEMSVRKNDARKIVRFITGVLGYRDYVIKEKKGRAYSYRGVRIELSEVSPLGHFVEIEILDGTSSAEEQIALLHSILADLGIPESDIETTPYVALLRTPQ, encoded by the coding sequence ATGACCGCAACAACGGCATGCGAGATCGAGCTTAAGGCGCACGTACGCGACGTCGAACGGGTACGCGCGTTCCTCAAAGCACACGCGGTATTCAGGAAAAAATACTTCAAACGCGACCGCTATTTCTTCCATCCGCCGGATGAATCGATGGATTCGCTCCTGCGCCTGCGCAATGCGAACGGCTCGCATGTGTTCACTTCGAAAAAACGTCATATGGAACGCAGCGTGGAGATAAACGAAGAGACGGAGATGTCCGTCCGGAAGAACGATGCGCGCAAGATCGTGCGCTTCATCACGGGCGTTCTCGGATACCGGGACTATGTCATCAAGGAGAAGAAAGGGCGCGCGTACTCATACCGCGGTGTCCGTATCGAGCTGTCCGAGGTCAGTCCGCTCGGCCATTTCGTCGAGATCGAGATACTCGACGGCACATCGTCGGCGGAGGAACAGATAGCGCTCCTCCATTCCATACTCGCCGACCTCGGCATACCGGAAAGCGATATCGAAACAACACCCTATGTCGCACTCCTCCGCACGCCGCAGTAA
- the ndk gene encoding nucleoside-diphosphate kinase, translated as MPHERTFSIIKPDAVGRNIIGPVIGQFERGGLSVAAAKMIRLDTAKAEGFYAEHKGKEFYDPLIVFMTSGPCIVLVLEGEDAVQKSRAIMGKTNFAEAGPDTIRRRFGTSIRYNAVHGSDSPASAAREITYFFAPGEIFSRA; from the coding sequence GTCGGCAGGAATATCATCGGTCCTGTCATCGGGCAGTTCGAGCGCGGCGGACTGTCGGTAGCCGCAGCGAAGATGATACGGCTCGACACTGCGAAGGCCGAAGGCTTCTATGCCGAACACAAGGGAAAGGAATTCTATGACCCGCTCATCGTATTCATGACGAGCGGTCCGTGCATTGTCCTTGTCCTTGAGGGCGAGGATGCTGTCCAGAAAAGCCGTGCGATAATGGGGAAAACGAATTTCGCCGAGGCGGGACCGGACACGATACGCCGGCGTTTCGGCACGAGCATCCGGTATAATGCCGTTCATGGGTCGGACTCTCCCGCAAGCGCTGCGCGCGAAATAACATACTTCTTCGCACCCGGCGAGATCTTTTCACGCGCATGA